The Methylomicrobium agile genome has a segment encoding these proteins:
- a CDS encoding heavy metal translocating P-type ATPase metal-binding domain-containing protein, with translation MSENDKACDLCGLPVLNQDFKWRTKEGDKAFCCEGCRGIYQVLHEDEALTVADEPDPNV, from the coding sequence ATGAGCGAAAACGATAAGGCCTGCGATCTTTGCGGGTTGCCGGTATTGAACCAAGATTTCAAGTGGCGCACGAAAGAAGGGGACAAAGCGTTTTGCTGCGAAGGGTGTAGGGGTATCTACCAAGTACTGCATGAAGACGAAGCACTCACCGTTGCCGACGAGCCCGATCCCAACGTTTGA